The following proteins are co-located in the Periplaneta americana isolate PAMFEO1 chromosome 12, P.americana_PAMFEO1_priV1, whole genome shotgun sequence genome:
- the Teh3 gene encoding uncharacterized protein Teh3 codes for MPKQKPIPPEDLIIPPQDNRICGTICMCQMTAVLSSVALVYLTVAVYMPTLRAFQSGISEVPAMCTTTRLWKKDDCEWGTCGEWCLSKSSGACEQIYVNLRRNGSELIFENCTNSANKTCYGIDQENAKTSRCIADECKNLTGTFNCTAGNCINITDAFECVFKDTDPPLKCSGRRGKITCIDLDGLQSCVRGTCEKIRTPYNCDRRCVDIPTRNKNVIVLSGDKVFLSLCQRALATMDDEPQKEVWTEDQENILITSCYTVENTTLGVIANDCINGSLLSKDTLSDLANFTYLNYLSVTNTELLDPTRVVAPPEVDLLIANESRLHINMEGCVNTLRDECRDFFREYGKDGSDHNARARFPCFYAEADPNKVVAHFDLEGTYKQFLVASILPSTLFVISCFMLVFCQKTVEVGDDAKMRFKGCANSDLIIAPGDNSVCANNLGDGGGGDSVMAL; via the coding sequence ATGCCCAAACAAAAGCCGATCCCCCCTGAAGACTTGATAATCCCGCCGCAAGACAACCGGATCTGTGGCACGATTTGCATGTGTCAGATGACGGCGGTCTTGAGTAGCGTGGCACTGGTGTACCTCACGGTGGCCGTGTACATGCCCACCTTGAGGGCTTTCCAGTCAGGCATATCCGAGGTGCCTGCGATGTGTACAACCACGCGACTGTGGAAGAAGGACGACTGCGAGTGGGGCACATGCGGTGAGTGGTGCCTGAGTAAGAGCTCGGGAGCGTGCGAGCAAATATATGTCAACCTGCGACGCAACGGTTCGGAGCTCATTTTCGAGAACTGTACCAACAGTGCCAATAAGACTTGTTACGGTATCGATCAAGAGAACGCCAAGACCAGCCGTTGCATCGCCGACGAGTGCAAAAACCTCACGGGCACTTTCAACTGTACCGCCGGTAACTGCATCAACATCACAGATGCTTTTGAGTGCGTGTTCAAAGATACGGACCCGCCCCTGAAGTGCTCCGGTCGGAGAGGTAAGATAACGTGCATAGATTTAGATGGTCTGCAGAGTTGTGTGCGAGGGACTTGTGAGAAAATTCGGACACCTTACAACTGTGATAGACGTTGCGTCGATATTCCCACTAGAAATAAAAACGTGATAGTCCTCAGTGGTGATAAAGTGTTTTTATCTCTGTGTCAAAGAGCTCTAGCTACTATGGACGATGAACCGCAGAAAGAAGTATGGACAGAGGATCAGGAAAACATCCTGATAACGTCTTGTTACACTGTGGAGAACACAACTCTAGGAGTGATAGCTAATGACTGCATCAACGGGTCTCTTCTGTCGAAGGATACTCTTAGCGACCTGGCCAACTTCACCTATCTGAATTACCTGAGCGTTACGAACACCGAACTTTTGGACCCCACCCGAGTCGTGGCACCCCCGGAAGTGGACCTGCTGATTGCCAACGAGAGTCGCTTGCACATCAATATGGAGGGCTGTGTCAACACACTCCGCGACGAGTGCAGGGATTTCTTCCGCGAATATGGTAAAGACGGTTCCGACCACAATGCCAGGGCGAGATTCCCCTGTTTCTATGCTGAGGCGGACCCCAACAAAGTGGTAGCACACTTTGACCTAGAGGGGACTTACAAACAATTCTTAGTAGCAAGCATCCTGCCCTCCACACTGTTCGTGATATCGTGCTTCATGCTCGTGTTCTGTCAGAAGACAGTCGAGGTGGGCGACGACGCCAAGATGCGCTTCAAGGGCTGTGCAAACTCCGACCTCATCATCGCTCCTGGAGACAATAGCGTCTGTGCCAACAACCTCGGTGACGGTGGCGGGGGAGACTCGGTTATGGCGCTCTGA